The DNA sequence TCGCCGTCGTGGCACCAGACCATCCCCTGGCCCACATCGAAGCCCCCTTCTCCCTTTCCGAATTCGACAATCACCGTCAGATTATCCTGTCATCAGAAGCCGTGGATGAAGGCCGCTACAATTACCACGTGCATGTCACCGACTTATGGGCCGTCAATACGGCTTCACTCGCGCTGGATCTGGTACGCCAAGGTGTGGGGTGGTGCTTTATGACCCGCGACTCAGTGGCAGAAGATCTCGAAACAGGGCGCCTCGTTGCGCTTGAGTGCGCCGACATCCATGATTGGGCAGCGATGCGCTTCACCGCCTTCTGGAAAACCAATCAACCACCGGATGCTCCCCTCACCTATCTCATTGATATGATTGAGAAAGCTTGCGAGGAAAGCCCGGGCGCGACACGTCTCATCGTGGGGTGAGGCCTGTGTTGAGACTGGGGCTTTGATCTGCTACATCCTGCGCTCTTCTTACATCTAAGACTGAGAGCAACATGATCCCGCGCTACTCCCGGCAGGAAATGGCCGATATTTGGTCCCCCGAAACCAAGTTCCGTATCTGGTTCGAAATCGAGGCCCACGCCTGCACCGCGCTTGCTGAGCTCGGTGTGATCCCGAAGGAAGCGGCGGAAACAATCTGGGAACGCGGCGGTAAGGCCGAATTTGACGTGGCCCGGATCGACGAAATCGAGCGCGAAGTAAAGCACGACGTCATCGCCTTCCTCACGCACCTGGGCGAGTTCATCGGCGAAGACAGCCGCTTTGTCCACCAGGGCATGACCTCTTCTGATGTTCTCGACACTTGCCTCAACGTCCAGCTTGTCCGCGCCGCTGATCTTCTCCTCGAAGACATGGACAAGCTTTTGGCTGCTCTGAAGCGCCGAGCATTTGAGCACAAAGACACCATCACCATTGGCCGGTCTCACGGCATCCACGCCGAACCCACCACCTTTGGTGTGAAGCTTGCCCAGGCCTATGTGGAATTTGAACGTTGCCGCGAGCGTCTCGTCATGGCCCGCAAAGAAGTCGCGACCTGCGCGATTTCCGGAGCGGTTGGAACATTTGCCAACATCGACCCCCACGTTGAAGAACATGTCGCCAAGTCTCTGGGCCTCGTCCCAGAGCCTGTATCAACACAGGTAATCCCCCGTGACCGTCACGCCATGTTCTTTGCGGTCCTGGGTGTTGTCGCCAGCTCCATTGAGCGTCTGGCAACAGAAATCCGTCACCTACAGCGGACAGAAGTGCTCGAAGCAGAAGAGTTCTTCTCCAAAGGCCAAAAGGGTTCCTCTGCAATGCCGCATAAGCGGAACCCGATCCTGACAGAAAACCTCACCGGCCTCGCCCGCATCGTGCGCATGGCGGTGAACCCTGCCATGGAAAATGTGGCCCTCTGGCATGAGCGGGACATCTCCCATTCATCCGTTGAACGCATGATCGGACCAGACGCAACTGTTACGCTCGACTTTGCGCTGGTGCGTCTCACCAATGTTGTCGACAATCTATTGGTTTATCCAGAGCGCATGCTCGGTAACATGAACCGTCTCGGCGGGCTGGTGCACTCACAGCGCATTCTGTTGGCACTTACCCAGGCGGGTAGCTCTCGCGAAGACGCTTATCGTCTCGTTCAACGCAACGCCATGAAGGTATGGGACAGCTATCAGGTTGCAGGCAGCGCAACCGTCGATTTTCTGGAAGAGCTTCTCGGTGATGCTGACGTTCGCAAGTTTCTTTCGGAAGAAGAAATCCGCGAGCGCTTTGACCTCGGCTACCACACCAAGCACGCGGACACGATCTTCAAGCGCGTCTTTGGCGAAAGCTAAATACCCGTCACACAATAGAAGTAGAAATGCCTATACTCTCGGGATCAACATTCCGGGAGTATTTTTATGCGCCAAGCTTTTGATGGCTCGCACCGCCGCCGTATCCACCTGTTCCGACACGGAGACGTCTCTTATGTCGACGATCAGGGCAACCGCGTCGCAGACAGCCGAGTCGTACCTCTGACCGATTGGGGACGCGAACAGGCAGCGGGCATGCGCGCCTTCATGGAAGGTATTGAGGTCGACAGGATCATCTGCTCAGGCCTTCCGCGCACAATCGAGACCGCCAACGGCATCTTCGGTGATCGCGACATTAAAATCGAAGTCGACCCCGACTTCGAAGAAGTGCGCTCCGATCCAAATCGATACAAGCAACAAATCGATCTCCATGACGTTGCCTATGCCTTTGCCACCGCCCATGAGCCCGGCGCTTCCTATGGCGGTGGGGAGGTCTTCGCCGACGTGGAAGCGCGAATTGTCGGCGCGATCAACAAGGTGATTACCGATCCCAATTGGAAATCTCTGGCACTTGTCGCTCACGGCGGCGTCAACCGCACGCTCCTTGGTTGGGCAAGTGGCGCTGGCCTCAAAGGCTTCTCTACATTCGAACAGAACACCTGTTGCGTGAACATCATTGATGTAGACACACACCCGGAGTCAGGCGATCACCACCGAACGCTTATCCGTGGCGTGAACATCACATCCTACGATCCTGCCAAACGCGATGTTCACCTGACAGCGCTGGAAACCATCGCCGAACGCATGTCGAGAAAGGACGGCACCAAACCTCACCTTTGAGCAGATTTGAACGGAGGTCTGCCCCTGAGGGCAGAGCCACAACGCCGCTACTCAGGCAACGCAAAAGCGATCACCTGATCACTCATTTCAACACTTGTTCGGCCAAAACCGCCCGCGGCAATCAACACATATTGCCGGCCATCCCACTCATATGTCATTGGAATGGCGGCACCGCTTGATGGCAAATCTGCCTGCCAAAGCTCTTCGCCGGTCAGTGTGTTGAAAGCCCGAAACTTGTCGTCAGACGTCGCGGCGATAAATGCCAGGCCGGTGCGGGTATTGATTGACCCACCCATTGTCGGCGCCCCCCATTTGAAGGGCAGCGGAACCGGTGCAATCTTCTCAATCGTGCCCAATGGAACAGTCCAGGCAATCGTGCCATCGCTTAGATCGATGCCGGTCAAGGAGCTCCAAGGAGGCGGCGAACAAGGCACACCGAGCGGCGAAAGCATGACACCGCGGGTCATCGCATAGTCTGCCCCAACCTGCGGCGCACGTTCGCCTGCATCATTTGTGATATTCCCACCATCATACGCATCGCGTTCGATCAACCGAACTTCCATGGCAATACTCAGCGTATGAACAACTGCAATCTGTCGCTCCGGATCAAATGACATGCCGCCCCAATTAGCGCCACCGCCCGTGAATGGGTAGAGGACGGTTCCCCCCAGGGTTGGTGGTGTGAAGAGACCTTCAGAGCGAAGTTCTGCTAGGCGGCTTTCGCATGACCATTCATCAAACAGAAGCATGCCCCACCCTTCTTCAGGCGTAATTTTCTGTGGCGTAAATGGTGGGGGCGCAACGGGAAACGGTTGAGTTGGAGACAGATGTTCTCCAGGCGCGCCATCTTGCGGCACAGCACGTTCTTCGACCCCAAAGAATGGCTCGCCAGTATCGCGTTCAAGCACGAACATGAAACCCGTCTTCGTGACTTGTGCGACAACGTCTACCGGCTCCCCATCCCGCTGCAAGGTTATGAGACTGGGTTGGGCTGGCAAGTCGTAATCCCAGACATCATGATGGACTGTCTGAAAATGCCAGACGACGTCGCCCGTCGCCGCATTAAGCGCAACGACTGAGTTTGCATAGCGATTGTCGCCTGGTCGTGTACCGCCAAAATGATCGGGGCTTGGGCTCGATGTCGGAAGGAACACCAATCCTCGATCCTCATCCACCGACATAGGCGCCCAGACATTTGCATGTCCTGTTATCGCGCGACCATCTTCGCTCCAGCTGTCTGCCACGGGGCTCGACGCATCTCGCGGGACAGGATCAAAGGTCCACTCAAACTCGCCAGTACGCACATCATAAGCGCGCACGGTGCCGCGTGGTGCTTCCGCCCGTGCATTGTCGCTGATAGCAGAACCAATTATCAGTTTCCCTGCCGCAATGACCGGGGCCGACGTGATCTGAAATTCGCCCGGCCACCAAAGATCAATCTCAGGTTTGATGGCAACGATTCCCTCTGCGCCAAATCCTGTACAAGGCTCACCCGTGCGTGCATCAAGCGAGATCACCCGCGAGTCGACCGTCCCTGTGAAAATACGCGAAGCACAGCGCGCAGTCGGCTCTGCGTCTGGGTCGACCCAATAGGTGACGCCCCGGCAGGTGTACTGGTTACCCGGACGCCGGTCTGTCGCCACTTCTGGGTCAAACCGCCAGATCTGCTCGCCGGTTCCAGGGTGAAGCGCGATGACCTCATTAAATGCAGAGCACATATAGAGCCGCCCATCTGCCAGAATGGGCGTGACCTCCAATGCGCTGCTCCTCATTTCGTCAGAGGTTCGCTCTTCTACATCCCCTGTCGAGAAGGTCCATGCTTGCTCAAGACTTCTCACATTTTCTGGTGTGATCTGCGCAAGCGGGGAATATTTGGAGCCACCTGCATCACCACCATAATGCGCCCAATCGCCTGCCTGCGCTGACCCTAAAACCCCGAAAAAGCCCAATAAAAGAGCCAAAAAAAGCTGGATTTTCATGAGAGTATCCGCATATAATAAATGAATGGTTCATTCATATATGATTTTGTAGACAGAATTCAAGATGCTTGATCAGCGTCGCTCGCAACAGCCCCTTTTGAGAACAAATGGCCCGCAAACAAGCCACTACCCTCACCGAGATTGCTGAAGCCGCCCTGGTGCACATCTCCGCGCATGGTTTCAAACAATCCCAAATGTCGGACATCGCAAAGCGGATCGGCATATCCGCCGGAACGCTCTACCTTTACGTGGAAAACAAAGAGGCTCTATTGGGCTTAGCCAGTACATATCTGCTGGACAGGGCAATGCTAGAAACCGCCCCACTCCCGCTCAAAGCTGTGCCACGAGAAAAATTGGTAGTACTCTTCACAACCACTGCTCAAGACCGTCAAAAATGGCCTGCGCTCAAGCAAGCGATAGCAATGAAGGCGAGTGACGCTGAGAGTTTCAAGGCAGTTGGATATGACTTGTACGACCTCATTTCTGACAACAGACGTGCAATATGGTTCTTCGACAGACTAGCATTCGAACTCCCTGAATTTGCGGCAATTCAGCTAAATGCAATGCGCGGTCGCACACTCAAACTCTTAACGGAACTGCTGGCTGCAAACGGACAATCATCGATTGCACCAGACGCCCTTGCCATCATCGCCCGCTCTGCACTTGAAATCCTTGCGTGGTCGGCCATGCATCGACATGCCGACGGATTGGGCGCTCAACCAACGGATAGCCTTTCAGAAGAGACCATCAGGGACCTTGCGGTCCTAGCATTCAATGGCGCGCTCCAGGCCGCATTCAAAGAAAAGCCCGCTACCTGACGATAGCGGGCTGCAATTCTCAATGCCACGAACCTCAGCCCTGGGTTTGAATTTCCTCAACCGCTTTGGCGAGCATTTCGTCCATTGTGCGGCGAATCTGGTGATCAGACTGCTCAATGCCCTTGGCATCAAAATCCGCACGGAGCTTGCGAAAAACATCGTCGTCGCCCGCTTCCTTCAGATCTTCTTTCACAAGCTCTTTGCCATAGGCTTCCGCGGCATCGCCAGTAAGGCCCATAAGCTCTGCGGCCCAGGCGCCAACCAGCTTGTTCCGGCGTGCCTCGGCCTTAAACCGAAGGTCCGCGTCATGGGCAAATTTGCTTTCAAAACCTTCTTCACGCTTGTCGAAACCGGACATGGGAGAACCGCTCCTAAATAACTGTGGTGAGGCACAAACGGCGCCCCAATGATGTGTTGCTTGGGCTAGGCATAGCGGGCTCATTTTACGAAATCAACACGCACGTGGTCGCACAGCAGCCCGCAGACCCGATTTTATCCAGATATGCCACTTTTTCCAGCATTTCTGGGGTATTTTGGTGTCGTGAATCTGGGGCCCGCTGGATTGTATCTGCGGGGCGCTTGGGATAGGTTCCGACCGAAAGTTAAGGGCGAATCCAACGCTCAAATACGCCGCTCCAGCCCAATGCCATCCACGGGGTCACCCATTGGCAAAAGCCACAAAGCGGCCCAACCGATGGACATACCGAAATGAGCCGCCGCAGACGGGTTTACGAAGGCAAAGCCAAAGTCCTCTATGAAGGCCCGGAGCCTGGAACGCTGATTCAGCATTTCAAAGACGACGCCACCGCCTTTGACGGTACCAAGCACGAGCTGATTGACGGCAAGGGTGTCCTGAACAATCGGATTTCCGAATTCATCTTCACGCGTCTGAACGAGATTGGTGTTCCAACCCATTTCATCAAATCGCTCAACATGCGCGAGCAGCTGATCCGTGAAGTCGAGATCGTGCCCATTGAAGTGATTGTTCGGAATGTCGCCGCGGGTTCCATTTCCAAACGCTTAGGGATCGAAGAAGGCACGCCCCTTCCCCGCTCGATTATTGAGTTCTGCTACAAGAATGATGCGTTGGGCGATCCAATGGTGTCGGAAGAACACATCACAGCCTTTGGGTGGGCAAGCCCGCAGGAAATCGATGACATGATGGCGCTCGCACTGCGCATCAATGATTTCCTCACCGGCCTCTTCCTCGGCATTGGCATCAAAGTAGTCGACTTCAAGATTGAATTCGGCCGCCTGTTTGAGGGCGAAATGATGCGCATTGTCCTGGCTGATGAAATCAGCCCGGACAGTTGCCGTCTCTGGGATATCAACACAAACGAAAAGCTCGACAAGGACCGCTTTCGCCGGGACATGGGCGGGCTGGTTGATGCCTATCAGGAAGTCGCACGGCGCCTGGGCATCCTCTTTGAAAACGATACCGGAAAACCTACAGGCCCCACGCTTGTAAAGTCCTGAGTTCCTCCTGCTGAAAGTCAAAAGGCAATATGAAGGCCCGCATTAAAATCACTTTGAAAAACGGTGTGCTTGACCCTCAGGGAAAAGCCATCTCACACGCG is a window from the Rhodobiaceae bacterium genome containing:
- the purC gene encoding phosphoribosylaminoimidazole-succinocarboxamide synthase, which translates into the protein MSRRRRVYEGKAKVLYEGPEPGTLIQHFKDDATAFDGTKHELIDGKGVLNNRISEFIFTRLNEIGVPTHFIKSLNMREQLIREVEIVPIEVIVRNVAAGSISKRLGIEEGTPLPRSIIEFCYKNDALGDPMVSEEHITAFGWASPQEIDDMMALALRINDFLTGLFLGIGIKVVDFKIEFGRLFEGEMMRIVLADEISPDSCRLWDINTNEKLDKDRFRRDMGGLVDAYQEVARRLGILFENDTGKPTGPTLVKS
- the fadR gene encoding fatty acid metabolism regulator protein, encoding MARKQATTLTEIAEAALVHISAHGFKQSQMSDIAKRIGISAGTLYLYVENKEALLGLASTYLLDRAMLETAPLPLKAVPREKLVVLFTTTAQDRQKWPALKQAIAMKASDAESFKAVGYDLYDLISDNRRAIWFFDRLAFELPEFAAIQLNAMRGRTLKLLTELLAANGQSSIAPDALAIIARSALEILAWSAMHRHADGLGAQPTDSLSEETIRDLAVLAFNGALQAAFKEKPAT
- the purB gene encoding adenylosuccinate lyase, with protein sequence MIPRYSRQEMADIWSPETKFRIWFEIEAHACTALAELGVIPKEAAETIWERGGKAEFDVARIDEIEREVKHDVIAFLTHLGEFIGEDSRFVHQGMTSSDVLDTCLNVQLVRAADLLLEDMDKLLAALKRRAFEHKDTITIGRSHGIHAEPTTFGVKLAQAYVEFERCRERLVMARKEVATCAISGAVGTFANIDPHVEEHVAKSLGLVPEPVSTQVIPRDRHAMFFAVLGVVASSIERLATEIRHLQRTEVLEAEEFFSKGQKGSSAMPHKRNPILTENLTGLARIVRMAVNPAMENVALWHERDISHSSVERMIGPDATVTLDFALVRLTNVVDNLLVYPERMLGNMNRLGGLVHSQRILLALTQAGSSREDAYRLVQRNAMKVWDSYQVAGSATVDFLEELLGDADVRKFLSEEEIRERFDLGYHTKHADTIFKRVFGES
- the cobC gene encoding adenosylcobalamin/alpha-ribazole phosphatase — its product is MRQAFDGSHRRRIHLFRHGDVSYVDDQGNRVADSRVVPLTDWGREQAAGMRAFMEGIEVDRIICSGLPRTIETANGIFGDRDIKIEVDPDFEEVRSDPNRYKQQIDLHDVAYAFATAHEPGASYGGGEVFADVEARIVGAINKVITDPNWKSLALVAHGGVNRTLLGWASGAGLKGFSTFEQNTCCVNIIDVDTHPESGDHHRTLIRGVNITSYDPAKRDVHLTALETIAERMSRKDGTKPHL
- the gcd gene encoding quinoprotein glucose dehydrogenase, whose amino-acid sequence is MKIQLFLALLLGFFGVLGSAQAGDWAHYGGDAGGSKYSPLAQITPENVRSLEQAWTFSTGDVEERTSDEMRSSALEVTPILADGRLYMCSAFNEVIALHPGTGEQIWRFDPEVATDRRPGNQYTCRGVTYWVDPDAEPTARCASRIFTGTVDSRVISLDARTGEPCTGFGAEGIVAIKPEIDLWWPGEFQITSAPVIAAGKLIIGSAISDNARAEAPRGTVRAYDVRTGEFEWTFDPVPRDASSPVADSWSEDGRAITGHANVWAPMSVDEDRGLVFLPTSSPSPDHFGGTRPGDNRYANSVVALNAATGDVVWHFQTVHHDVWDYDLPAQPSLITLQRDGEPVDVVAQVTKTGFMFVLERDTGEPFFGVEERAVPQDGAPGEHLSPTQPFPVAPPPFTPQKITPEEGWGMLLFDEWSCESRLAELRSEGLFTPPTLGGTVLYPFTGGGANWGGMSFDPERQIAVVHTLSIAMEVRLIERDAYDGGNITNDAGERAPQVGADYAMTRGVMLSPLGVPCSPPPWSSLTGIDLSDGTIAWTVPLGTIEKIAPVPLPFKWGAPTMGGSINTRTGLAFIAATSDDKFRAFNTLTGEELWQADLPSSGAAIPMTYEWDGRQYVLIAAGGFGRTSVEMSDQVIAFALPE
- a CDS encoding hypothetical protein (domain of unknown function (DUF1476)); the protein is MSGFDKREEGFESKFAHDADLRFKAEARRNKLVGAWAAELMGLTGDAAEAYGKELVKEDLKEAGDDDVFRKLRADFDAKGIEQSDHQIRRTMDEMLAKAVEEIQTQG